Within Corallococcus exiguus, the genomic segment GCACTGGCCTGACGTCTCCCGCCTTCTCATATCCTCAGCAGTAGGCAGGTACTGGGAAGGCGTCATCCCCCGGCAGCACCAGGGTGATTTCCAGCCTGGGCTCCACGGCCACGGCCATCGTGCCTCCCAGCCGCTCCGTGAGCTGCTGGAGCATGGCCTGCGTCCGCGCCGTCAGGGCCGCGCCAGGGCAGGCCTGGACGCGCAGCAGCCACTGGGAGGCCTCCTGGGCCGGGCCCAGGTGGACGTCCACCGCTACGGCGCCAACGGTGCCCCTGGCGAGGGTGCGGGCGAGCAGCTCCCAGTCCGCCCGGGCGCCTTTCACCGGCACGGTCCGTTCCGCGGGCAGCGTCAGCGTGGCGGCGGCGCGGCCTCGCGTGGGCGCGAAGGCGCGCGTCAGCACGGGGCGCAGGTCATCCAGGCCCGGCACGGGTGGTGCCAGGCGCCGGTCGATGAGCTCCTTCTGATCCGCGGCGACCTTGGCGATGCGCTCCAGGTAGCGCTGCGCCTGCGGGCCCAGCGGTCCGCCGGTGCCCTTGAGCATCATGTCCACGTAGCCCTTGATGACCATGAGCGGTGTACGCAGGTCATGCGCCGCGCGCGAGCGCCGCTTGTCCTGCACCGCCACGGTGCGCTCCAGGCGCCGCTTCGCTTCCAGCAGCCGGGCCTGTCGTGCGCCCTGGGCCGCCTCGCGCGAATGCGCCGCGAGCAGCGCCGGGGCGAACGTGCTGAAGCGCGCCACCACGCTCCGCTGCGACGTCGTCAGTGGCGCGGGCCATATCTCCATGACAGAGGACCGTTTCGATGCATCCGCGCGACGGGCGGGGACGTTCCCCACCTTCATCACGCAAACGCGTCCTTCATAGAGGGCCGCGCCGGTCGCACCGGTCAGCCGCAAGGACGCCTTGAGGAGAGCCTCCAGGCCCGCGCGCGTTCCTTTGCGCAGCGCCTGCTCGGCCACCGCCGTCAGCGTCGTTTCCATCCTGGCATCGAGGTCGTCCTCGATGCGCCGCCCCATCCAAGCCCCAGCCCGCACGCGCCAAGGAATGGTCATGCCCGTCAAGAGGCGCAATGGCTCCACCGGGGAGCACTTCCGTTCCGCACCAGGCAGCAATCCTTTACCCACGCTGATCACGCCGGGCGGACATTTTTACCGCCGTTCGGGCAGCCCCCTCGCGCCAAACCCTTGCTCTTGCTGGGAAAAGGTTTTGGCCAGCCGCTTGCTATCACCAGCCCACGTCAGGCTGGGCGGGAAGGGGCGGATGGGTACTCTCGATTACTACGCGACGATGGCTCGGATGGCGCCTGGGGCGCTCGCGAAGAGCGCGGTCCGCCGGGTCCAGAAGGTCGCACGGCAGGCGCTGTACCGCCGCCGGGAGCAGGTGGACGAGGCGCAGCTGCTGGAGTCCTTCGGCGCCACCCGCGCCGAGGACCTGGTGACGCTCGCGCTGGATCACCGCACGTCGCGCGCATGGTGCGAACTGTCGCAGCGCGAGTCCGCTCGCGCCGCCATCCAGAAGCTTCCGGGCGCGAAGGTGCGCACGCTCGAGCGCGCCGAACAGGCGCTCCGTCAGGAGTGGGACGTCTTCGGCATGAAGGTGGCCTTCGGCGAAGGCAAGCCGGTGGACTGGTCCCTGGAGCCGGTGAGCGGCCGGCAGTATCCGGTGGATCCCGTGGAGCGCATGCCGCTGCACGTGACGGGCATGGATCCGAAGTACCCGTGGGTGATGGCCCGGCTGGACAGCGCGCTGGCCCTGGCCCAGGGCGCGTGGGTTGCTGACACCGAAGCGGAGCGCTCGCGCTTCGCCACGGCCTTCGTCGCGCAGACGCTGGACTTCCTGCAGGCGAACCCCGTGGGCATGGGCGTCCATTGGACGTGCCCCATGGAGATTGCCCTGCGCGCGGCCAACATCGCGCAGGCGTTGGTGATGTTCGCGGACGCGCCGGAAGTGCGCCGTCCGGAGTTCCTGGTGCCCGTGCTGGGCGCGCTCGCGGAGCACTGCGCTTGGGTGGAAGCCCATCTGGAGGACACCAGCGCGGTGCCCAACAACCACCTCGTCTCCAACTACGTGGGGTTGGCGGTGGTGGGGCTGCTCTTCCCGGAGCTGCCCGGCGCGCCCCGTCAGGTGGCGCTCGCGGCGAACGGCCTGCGCACCCAGATGGAGGCTCAGGTCCACCCCGAAGGCACGTCCTTCGAGGGCTCCATTCCCTACCACCGCCTGTCGGTGGAGCTGTTCACGCTGGCCTTCCTCGTCGCTCGCGGCGCGGGCGTGTCGATGGGCCCCGCGTACGAAGCGCGTCTGCGCCTGATGTTCGTCGCGGCCCGCGCCTGGTCGTCGGAAGCCGGCCTGGCTCCACAGATTGGCGACAACGACAGCGGCCGCGTGTTCCCGTTCCAGGAGCGCGAGGACGGGGATCACAGCTACCTCGCGGGGCTGGGCGCGGCGCTCTTCAACGACGCGGGGCTGGGCGGCGGCGTGTTCCCGGACGAGGCGGCGTGGCTCCTGGGCGACGCGGGCCTGGTGCGTTTCAACGCGCTGCCCGTGGCTCCGGCGCCCGCGTCGGTAAGCTTTTCGGAAGGTGGCTTCCACATCTTGCGCGGCGAAGGGGTCGTGCTCACCGTCTCGGCCGGAAAGCAGGGGCAGCGGGGCGTCGGAGGACACAGCCACAACGACAAGCTTTCCTTCGAGCTTCACCTCGCCGGCCGCCCCGTCATCGTCGATTCAGGCACGGGTTCGTATACGCGGGATCCGGCCCTGCGCAACGCGATGCGGAGCACCGCGGCGCACAACACGCTTCAGGTGGATGGGGCGGAGCAGGCCCCGTTGGATCCGGCGCGGCTGTTCGCGCTGCCGGAGGATGCCCGGGCTCGCGTCGTGGCCTTCCAGCCCGGCGCGAAGCATGACCGGTTGGTGGTGCGCCATGACGGCTACCGCCACCTGCCGGCCCCGGTAGGGATTGAGAGGACTTTCTTCCTCGACCGGCACGTGCGCGCGCTGGCCGTGGGGGACCGGCTCGTCGGAACGGGCCGTCATGAGGTGGTCGGACGTTTGCACCTGCCAGATGCGCAGGCGCGGTGGTGCCAGCCCGCAGCGGAAGTGGTGGCGCGGGCAGGGCGCGTGCAGGAGGGCCCGGAGGCCTTCGATGCACGGGCCCTTGAGATTGGACCGGCGGATGCACCCGCGGGTTGGGTGCTCTTCGGGCGGGGGTTGGAGACCCTGCTCGTGCCGTCTCGCTACTCGCCCGCGTATGGGCGCGTGGTGCCGGCGGTGTCGGTGGAGTTCCGGAGGCAGCTGACGCCTCCGGCATGGTTGGGGTGGGTGTTCGTCTTCAGGTGATTGGTGTGGGTCGGGACGTGTGAGCCGGCGAGGCCGCACGTCAACTGCTGGGAGTAACGACAATGCGCGTGATGGTTGGCAACCCGTTGCTGGGTCGGATTCAGAATCGGGAAGCGAAGGTGGGCGTGGTGGGTCTCGGGTACGTCGGTCTTCCGCTGGGCATGGCCTTCGCGGAAGCAGGCTTCCCGGTCACGGGGCTGGACGTCGACCAGCGCAAGATCGACAAGATCGCCAAGGGTGAGAGCTACATCAAGCACATCCCCAGCGCGCCGCTGGCGGAGCTCACCACCGCTGGCAAGCTCAAGGCGACCAACGACTTCGCGAAGTCCCGCGAGCTCGACTGCGTCATCATCTGCGTGCCCACGCCGCTGACCGCGTCGCGTGAGCCGGACATGACCTTCATCATCCAGACGGGCGAGGCCCTGGCGCCGTACGTGCGCCCCGGCCAGCTCTTCATCCTGGAGTCCACCACCTACCCGGGCACCACCGAGGAGATCCTCAAGCCCCTGCTGGAGAAGAACGGCCTCAAGGCGGGCGTGGACTTCTTCCTGGCCTTCAGCCCCGAGCGCGAGGACCCGGGCAACAAGGGCTTCAACACCAAGACGATTCCGAAGGTCGTGGGCGGCTACTCGCCCGCGTGCCTGGAGGTGGCGGTCGCCCTCTACGGCAGCGCCCTGAAGGAAGTGGTGCCGGTGACCTCCACGCGCGTCGCGGAGCTCTCCAAGCTGCTGGAGAACATCTACCGCTGCGTGAACATCGCCATGGTCAACGAGATGAAGATGCTCTGCGACCGCATGAACGTGGACGTGTGGGAGGTCATCCAGGCCGCCAGCACCAAGCCCTTCGGCTTCCAGCCGTTCTACCCGGGCCCCGGCCTGGGCGGGCACTGCATCCCCATCGACCCGTTCTACCTGACGTGGAAGGCGCGCGAGTTCGAGTTCCACACCAAGTTCATCGAGCTGGCCGGTGAGGTGAACTGGCAGATGCCCTACTACGTGGTGCAGCGCACGATGGAGGCGCTCAACCAGAACAAGAAGGTCCTCAACGGCGCGAAGGTCCTCTGCATCGGCGCGGCGTACAAGAAGGACATCGACGACCACCGCGAGTCCCCGTCGCTGCGCGTGATGACGCTCCTCAAGGAGAAGGGCGCGGACATCGCCTACCACGACCCGTTCGTGAAGGAGCTGCACAAGGGCCACGGCTTCAACATGGAGATGAAGTCCGTCCCGCTCGACCCGGAGACGCTCAGCCAGTACGACGCGGTGATGATCCTCACCGACCACTCGCACATCGACTACAACGAGCTGGTCCAGCGCTCGAACATCGTCGTCGACACGCGCAACGCGACCAAGGCCGTCACCCAGGGCCGCGAGAAGATCGTCAAGGCGTAGGCCTGTAACGAACAGGGCATGCGGGCAGGAGGGTCCTCGCTTCACGCCAGGGTGCGTGAGGGGAGGGCCCTCGCCGCGTTTCTGGCTACAGTGCGTGGCCGTGCCCGGCTCCTCCCGTCCCCTGTTCCCGATGCTCATGGCCGCGTCGCTGCTGATGGGCGCGGCGCCCGCTCCCGACCCTCGCGCTCCGTTGCTGGACGCGATGAGCGCGGAGCTTCAGCGCAACCAGCAGCAGCTCAAGGTGAACGGCCATGAAGCGCCGTACTTCCTGAGCTACGGCGTGAAGGACTACGAGTCGCGGTTGATCATCGCGCGCTACGGAGCGCTGTTCCAGGACGATGACTACCGCGAGCGCAAGCTGGGCGTGGACGTGCGCGTGGGCAGCTACGACTACGACAGCTCCGTGGCGGACTCGCTCGACTTCGGCTTCAGCACCAGCAAGGGCTCCAGCTTCACCGCGCGCAAGGACGGGCCGCAGGACGACTCGCCGCTCGCGCTGCGCACGGCGCTGTGGCTCGTCACGGACGAGAAGTACAAGGCCGCCCTCTTCCAGTACCTGAAGAAGAAGGGCGAGGACGTCTACTCGGTGGAGGACCCCAAGCGCCCCGCGTCCTTCTCCAAGGAGACGCCGGCCACCTACGTGCAGCCGCCGGTGGCGTTCCCTTTTGATCGCCCGAAGTGGCGCAAGCTGGCGCGCGAAGTGTCCGCGCGCTTCAACGCGCACCCGGAGCTGTTCGATTCAGAAGTGCGCATCACCGCGGACAAGGTCACGCGGTTGTTTACGTCGTCCGAAGGCACGCGCCTCATCACGGAGGAGACGCTGTACGCGTTCCACGTCTCCGCGGTGACGCGCGCGCCGGACGGGCAGCTGCTCGACAACTCGCGCAGCTTCTACCTGCCCACGGAAGCGGGGATGCCCGACGAGGCGCGCGTGCACGCGGCGGCGCAGAAGGTCATCGACGAGCTGCTCGCGCTGCGGCAGGCACCGGCCATCACCCCGTACGCGGGCCCGGCCATCCTGGCGCCGGAGGCCGCGGGCGTGCTCTTCCACGAGACGCTCGGCCACCGGCTGGAAGCGGACCGGCAGGACGGCGACACCGACGGCAAGACGTTCAAGGGACAGGAGGGGAAGCAGATCCTCCCGGCCTTCCTGTCGCTGCGGGATGATCCGTCCCGGCGCGAGGTGAACGGCGAGCCGCTCAACGGCTACTACCTCTACGACGAAGAGGGCGTGAAGGGTCAGCCGGTGAGCCTGGTGGAGAAGGGCGTGCTCAAGGGCTACCTGATGAGCCGTCACCCAGTGGAGGGCTTCCCCAAGTCCAACGGCCACGGACGCGGCCAGGGCACGCTCCAGCCGGTGGCGCGCATGGCGAACCTGCTGGTGGACAGCACGAAACAGGTGAGCGACGCGGAGCTGAAGAAGCTGCTCGTCGCGGAGGCGAAGCGGCAGGGCAAGCCGTTCGGGCTCATCATCCGCGACATCACGGGCGGCAACACCAACACGTCCAGCTACGGCTACCAGGCCTTCAAGGGCGTGCCGCGCATGGTGTACCGCGTGGACGTGAAGACCGGCGAGGAGACGCTGGTGCGCGGGGTCGAAATCGTGGGCACGCCGCTGTCGTCCGTGAACCGCATCCTCGCTACGGGCCAGAAGCTGGGCGTGTTCAACGGCTTCTGCGGCGCGGAGAGCGGCAACGTGCCCGTGTCCACCGTGGCGCCCGCGGTGCTGCTCCAGGAGTTGGAGCTGCAGCGCACCATGGAGGGCAAGGACCGGCCGCCGCTGTTGCCCAGCCCGGCCGCCCCTCAGAAGGGGACGGCCGGACCGGAGGCGAAGAAGGACTAACCGACCTTCTTCAGCACCACGTAGCCGGCGGCGGGGATGTTCACCGGGGTGTTCCCGCCGTTCAGCGTGGCGCCGTAGTTGCCGAAGTTGCCGCCGCCGTACACGGAGGCGTCGCTGTTCAGCACTTCCTTCCACTGGCCCGGGGGCAAGGGCAGCGAGTAGCCCTCCAGGTTCTTCTGGTTGAGGCTGCCCACCACGAGGAACTCCTCGTTGCCCGACTTGCGCGTGAAGGCCATCACGCTGTCGTCGTTGTGGGTGTAGAC encodes:
- a CDS encoding histidine kinase dimerization/phospho-acceptor domain-containing protein; amino-acid sequence: METTLTAVAEQALRKGTRAGLEALLKASLRLTGATGAALYEGRVCVMKVGNVPARRADASKRSSVMEIWPAPLTTSQRSVVARFSTFAPALLAAHSREAAQGARQARLLEAKRRLERTVAVQDKRRSRAAHDLRTPLMVIKGYVDMMLKGTGGPLGPQAQRYLERIAKVAADQKELIDRRLAPPVPGLDDLRPVLTRAFAPTRGRAAATLTLPAERTVPVKGARADWELLARTLARGTVGAVAVDVHLGPAQEASQWLLRVQACPGAALTARTQAMLQQLTERLGGTMAVAVEPRLEITLVLPGDDAFPVPAYC
- a CDS encoding nucleotide sugar dehydrogenase — translated: MVGNPLLGRIQNREAKVGVVGLGYVGLPLGMAFAEAGFPVTGLDVDQRKIDKIAKGESYIKHIPSAPLAELTTAGKLKATNDFAKSRELDCVIICVPTPLTASREPDMTFIIQTGEALAPYVRPGQLFILESTTYPGTTEEILKPLLEKNGLKAGVDFFLAFSPEREDPGNKGFNTKTIPKVVGGYSPACLEVAVALYGSALKEVVPVTSTRVAELSKLLENIYRCVNIAMVNEMKMLCDRMNVDVWEVIQAASTKPFGFQPFYPGPGLGGHCIPIDPFYLTWKAREFEFHTKFIELAGEVNWQMPYYVVQRTMEALNQNKKVLNGAKVLCIGAAYKKDIDDHRESPSLRVMTLLKEKGADIAYHDPFVKELHKGHGFNMEMKSVPLDPETLSQYDAVMILTDHSHIDYNELVQRSNIVVDTRNATKAVTQGREKIVKA
- a CDS encoding heparinase II/III family protein, which produces MGTLDYYATMARMAPGALAKSAVRRVQKVARQALYRRREQVDEAQLLESFGATRAEDLVTLALDHRTSRAWCELSQRESARAAIQKLPGAKVRTLERAEQALRQEWDVFGMKVAFGEGKPVDWSLEPVSGRQYPVDPVERMPLHVTGMDPKYPWVMARLDSALALAQGAWVADTEAERSRFATAFVAQTLDFLQANPVGMGVHWTCPMEIALRAANIAQALVMFADAPEVRRPEFLVPVLGALAEHCAWVEAHLEDTSAVPNNHLVSNYVGLAVVGLLFPELPGAPRQVALAANGLRTQMEAQVHPEGTSFEGSIPYHRLSVELFTLAFLVARGAGVSMGPAYEARLRLMFVAARAWSSEAGLAPQIGDNDSGRVFPFQEREDGDHSYLAGLGAALFNDAGLGGGVFPDEAAWLLGDAGLVRFNALPVAPAPASVSFSEGGFHILRGEGVVLTVSAGKQGQRGVGGHSHNDKLSFELHLAGRPVIVDSGTGSYTRDPALRNAMRSTAAHNTLQVDGAEQAPLDPARLFALPEDARARVVAFQPGAKHDRLVVRHDGYRHLPAPVGIERTFFLDRHVRALAVGDRLVGTGRHEVVGRLHLPDAQARWCQPAAEVVARAGRVQEGPEAFDARALEIGPADAPAGWVLFGRGLETLLVPSRYSPAYGRVVPAVSVEFRRQLTPPAWLGWVFVFR
- a CDS encoding TldD/PmbA family protein; protein product: MLMAASLLMGAAPAPDPRAPLLDAMSAELQRNQQQLKVNGHEAPYFLSYGVKDYESRLIIARYGALFQDDDYRERKLGVDVRVGSYDYDSSVADSLDFGFSTSKGSSFTARKDGPQDDSPLALRTALWLVTDEKYKAALFQYLKKKGEDVYSVEDPKRPASFSKETPATYVQPPVAFPFDRPKWRKLAREVSARFNAHPELFDSEVRITADKVTRLFTSSEGTRLITEETLYAFHVSAVTRAPDGQLLDNSRSFYLPTEAGMPDEARVHAAAQKVIDELLALRQAPAITPYAGPAILAPEAAGVLFHETLGHRLEADRQDGDTDGKTFKGQEGKQILPAFLSLRDDPSRREVNGEPLNGYYLYDEEGVKGQPVSLVEKGVLKGYLMSRHPVEGFPKSNGHGRGQGTLQPVARMANLLVDSTKQVSDAELKKLLVAEAKRQGKPFGLIIRDITGGNTNTSSYGYQAFKGVPRMVYRVDVKTGEETLVRGVEIVGTPLSSVNRILATGQKLGVFNGFCGAESGNVPVSTVAPAVLLQELELQRTMEGKDRPPLLPSPAAPQKGTAGPEAKKD